The genomic region atggctaagtaatactccattgtgtatatataccgcATCTGTTCTTAATAATACTTTTCTGTCACTGCTTTTCCTGGTTGTATTGAGAAGGCCTCCGTGGTCATGAATCAGATCCTTGCAGGACTGCTGTCTTTCGTTGTCACTCAGGGCCCCGCTCTTCTGCGTCCTGTTGCTCTGTGGAGGGTTTGTTCGTGGGTGGACAGGCTCGAGGGTCCCGGTGACTGAGCTCCTTCTCCCTGCTCTTCAGGTCGCCCTCGGAGTCCAGCTCTGAATCCCGCTCCCGTTCCCGCTCCCCGACCCCTGGCCGCGAGGAGAAGATCACGTTCATCACCAGTTTCGGGGGCAGCGATGAGGAGGCGGCTGCAGCCGCAGCTGCAGCAGCTGCATCAGGGGctgccacagggaagcccccggCGCCTCCCCAGCCTGGCGGCCCCGCACCGGGACGTAATGCCAGCGCCCGGTCTGTAACGCTCACGCTGTCCACCCTACACCCCAGCCACTGTGGGGGGGACTCGGGGCAGCGGGGGGCCACAGCCCGGGCTGGCGCTGACCGCCCCCCGTGCCCGCCTGCAGCCGCCgctcctccacctcctcttcctcctcctccgccTCGAGGACCTCCAGCTCCCGCTCCCGCTCCAGCTCCAGCTCCCGCTCCCGCCGCGGCGGGGGCTACTACCGCTCTGGCCGCCATGCCCGCTCCCGCTCCCGGTCCTGGTCGCGCTCTCGGTCCCGCTCCCGGCGATATTCTCGCTCCCGCAGCCGCGGCCGGCGGCACTCAGGTGGGGGCTCCCGAGACGGACACCGCTACTCCCGTTCGCCGGCCCGGCGCGGCGGTTACGGGCCCCGGCGCAGAAGCAGGTGCGTGGGGCGGGGGGCCCATCTGGGTGAGACCAGGCTCTGTGAGGGAGCCGTGGATTTGGGAGGACAGTTGTCATCCCAGATGTGTTGCCAGTGGGCAGGAGACTGGGCTGTGCTTGTTCCAGGGGCTCCCCAGATGTTTACAGCAGGTGACTCGCAGAACCAGGGTGCCCCGAGGGCAGGGGCCAGGAAGTCAAGGCATCTCTTTGAGGGGAGGGCGGGGTGTGACATAAGTGCTGGTGGTGGAGCAGGAATACCGTCCCGGGACGGGAGCATCCCTCCTGCCCTTCCCTGGGGGGTCAGGGCTGCCCGTGGAGGGACAGCACGACCTGCTGGGTGAGAGCGGCGCTTGCAGAGTAGCCGGCCAGGTGAGGAGTCTGGCCCTACTGCTGAGCTGCTGGGGCCTCTTCATCTGCAGAAGAGATAGTGTCATAATGTCTCCTCCATTGAGTCGCAAAGTTGTGACAAATTCTACCTCAGTGCTTGGTCTAGAGCCTAGCACTCAATGAGTGCTCTTGTTGTTGTCAGCGTTATTACCTGTGTTATTATTGTGTGGATCTCAGTGTCAGCTACCCACGAGGTCTGGCAGGTAAAATTGAGGCACCCCGTGGGCCTGGTGACCCGGGAGCACACTTCCCTTCTGCTGGGGTCGTAGGCCACTCAGTGGCGAGTGTGGCGTGCCtagttttctgatttttccagAGAAATTGAGTTGGATGTTTAAAGAACAGCCCTTGTTTTTTTGATGGTGCTAACAcagtcaaattttttaaaaacctgggaCAGTCCCACCAGAGTCAGTGTGCAGTGTTGGTTTGGCATCCAGATCATTGCCTGGAGCCTGACCCAGGGCGATGACAGGAGAAAGGCTTGGGGTCAGAGGGGGCCCTGGTCACCCTGTGCCAGCTTGAGGAGGGGGCCCTTGCTGAGGAGCCCCCAAGTCTTGAGCAGAGAGAGGACGGGGCTCACACATCACCAGACTGGATTCTGTAGGTCTGTGCCGCAGGCGAGTGGGGAGGGATGAGGGGTCGTCCCCACTGGTGGCGAGACCCTAGGTCCAGCAAGGTGAGGAGGTGAGCATCCAGGGGGGCCCCCTGGCAAGTCCTGCCCTCTCAAAGGTCACCTCACAGGGAAGTGGGTGCACAGGTGTCTAGTGAGATGTGAAGAGCTGTTCTGGGCCAGTGTGTTTAGAGGACAGTCTGTTTAGAGACCGAGGAGGCCAGGGAGGATGTCTGAGGAAAGCAGCGGGAGGAGCTTAGAGACAGACCGCAGGGCCTTGCAGAGGCGCGTAGATTCAGTGCCCGGGTGGGGGCGGTGCGCAGGGGGGTCCCTGGAGTCTCACGGCCTCCCTTCTGCTCTGCGGTGCCCCCAGGAGCCGCTCCCGCTCTGGGGACCGGTACCGGCGGGGCGGCCGGGGCCCCCGGCACCACAGCAGTAGCCGCAGCAGCTGGTCCCTCAGCCCGTCCCGAAGTCGCAGCCTGACTCGCAGCCGCAGCCCCAGCCTGAGCCGCAGCCGCAGCCTGAGCCGCAGCCGTAGCCGCAGCCGCAGCCAGAGTCACTCGCCGTCACCGCCGAGGGAGAAGCTGAGCAGGCCGGCAGCGTCCCCCGCTGTGGGCGAGAAGCTGAAAAAGTGAGCGGGCGAGGGCAGGGGGACAGAGGTGGGGAGAGCGCCCCACTGTTCTGTTTCGGAAGGAGCTTGGTTCTGCCCTGGGGGGTTTGAGGGGGCCACACCTCTGCCCTTGGCAAGGGTGGGGGTGCTGAGGAGTCCCAGCCTTGCCTAGGGTGAGGGGTCAGAGGGGGACATGACCCTGCCTTGCAGGGTCTAGGAGGCGTGTGGTTTCCTCCTGGGGGTGTTTGGGGCACACAGCCTTTGCTGTCTGGTCCGAGGGCAGTGCTGAGGCCGTGTGGGGTTGGAGGTGGcagttgctttttttcctcctaggACCGAACCTGCCGCTGGTAAAGAGACAGGAGCTGCCAAAGTCAGTAAGAATTTGGAACTCGCCCGTCTAATTCCCGCCAGCAGCAGTGCCCGAGAGCTGGGCCCGGTGGGCCTGCAGGGGGGCCCGGGTGGGCCGGGAGATCCAGCCCCAGGGATTGAGACCCGTGCCCCACTCGCCCCTTCCACTGTCCACTGGGGCTCCCAAACCCTCGTGGCCAGTCTCCGCAGCTTGCCCGTCCTCCGCTCCTGCCCCTGCCAGTCCCAGGCTCTTGGATGAGGTGGGTTGTGGGAGCTCCGGGACACCCACCCGGtctcctgcctcttctccccctcccccagcccaagcTGACGCCGCAGGAGAAGCTTAAGCTGAGGATGCAGAAGGCACTCAACAGGCAGTGTACGTCCCAGCCCCGCCCCTCCAGGgctcccctgctcctcctcctccccatctgACCGCGGGAAGGCCCTGCTCTGTCCGGAAGGCCCTTGGGGAGGAGCGGGTGTGTGCCTGCCCTGTGGCCGCCAGGTCCAGGGCCTCGGCAGCCCGGCCTCTGAGCTCAGCTTCTACCTCCTGGTGGGGAGCTGGAGGGCACCCCTCAGTCACCTCGCCGCTCTCCCCACAGTCAAGGCGGACAAGAAGGCGGCGCAGGAGAAGATGATCCAGCAGGAGCACGAGCGCCAGGTATGGGGGGAGGTGAGGGCGTGGGGCCCACACGGGGCGCAGCCCGGCCCCACCCTCACTGCCGTCTCTGCCGCAGGAGCGGGAAGATGAGCTTCGTGCCATGGCCCGAAAGATCCGCATGAAGTAAGACTGACCCAGCCTGCCTCTGGGTTGTCCTGGGTTCCCCACCACCAGCTGACCCAGAGCTCTGACCAGGCCCTCCGGGTGGAGGAAAATTGAAGCCTCCTCCGGACCTTTGTGTCCTTCCGCCTCGCGGCTCCGCCAGCCTCCAGCTTGGGTCTCCTTTCCTGCTCTCTCCTGATACCCACCCACTGTTCCCCAGGGCTGCTCTCGGGTCTGTCCTTATTGTCCTGTGTGGAGTGGCACCCCCAAAAGCACCGTCCTCCAGCCCCGCCCTGCCCTCATGGCGCTCGTCTCCCCCGGCATCCTAGTGCCCTGTCTGTGTCCTTTACTTACTCCTGCTGGCGTCCCCACTGAGCAGTCGGGTctggctgccaggctcctgctGTGCACTCTGCCCCCAGAACCCTGGTGCTCATAAATGCTGAAGGCTGGATGCAGGCCAGCCCTGCGCTGGGAGCCAGGGCTTCGCTCCCCTCCTTTCTGCTCCTCTCCTCGCCTGACTCTTCTTCTGCGGGGCTGAGTGGCCCAGAGCCTGCTTCAGACAGACGTGGGGTTCAGTCCCAGCCCCGCttctgtctgactgtgaccctggGGTGGGTGCTCGTCCCGACTGTGGACAGTCCTTGATGCTGAACGCATAGGGTGACAGGAATTAGTGCCCTTAGAGCCTCTGCCTGTGTGGGGCCCGTGGGCAGAGCTGGAGGCCGCAGTGCTTGGTGTTGGCAAGGAGGGGAGTCAGTCAGTGGAGAGCTATGTCACTGTTACGTATTTTTCTACTCTATTTGCTGTGGGTCCTTGGACGAGtaccttaacctctctgagccaggACTCATTATATGAGGTGGATGTAACAAGGCAGCCGTCTCTGTGGAATCACGCTATAAGGCTCCTGGTGTGTGTGCTTGGCACGTGAGGAGGCTTGATGGCTGGAACTACTGTTACTGGCTGGTGGTTTGTTACACATCCATCACACGGCGCGTCAGGAGGTGGGGACCACAGTGCATAGGGACTCAGCATTGCAGTCAGTCAGGCCCGGCTTCGGATGCTGCCTCTGCTCCcccccagctgtgggcctttctcctgtctgagcctcagtgtgCTCATCTGCTAGATGGGGGTGAAATAATTGTCCCGTCTCATAGGCTTGTGGGCTGGGTTCTGTGTGATCAGGGCCAGGCACCgcagcactcaataaatgcagCCTTTGGGGTGGCCAAGAAAATCCCGGCTATTCTGACAAAAGGCCAGATAAGCACTTGGCATGTAAGTCCCTTTGTTCAGAGGCTGTGCCTGGAGCATGACAGGAAAGATCAAACTATCCAGCCCTCAGCAAACCTTGCATCGGCGGGTAGAGTGGCATTCAGCTGCCGGCCAGTGTCCCCTCTCTGAGCTCAGTGCCCTCGTCCCCAAGTGGGGAGAGGAGCAGGACCTGCCCCTTGGCTCCCTCTTCCACTCGGCCTGGCAGGTGACCCAGCTGGCCCTCAAGTTCAGTATTCTCACTTCTTACTCTGGTTCACCTCCCCCTGCAGGGAACGGGAGCGccgagagaaggagagagaggaatgggAACGCCAGTATAGCCGGCAGAGCCGCTCGCCCTCCCCCCGCTACAGTGAGTGTGCCCCCGGTCACCCTCCCCCTCGGCAGTGAGCGTGCCCCCAGTCACCCTCCCCCCTCTACAGCAAGCGTGCCCCCAGTCACCCTCCCCCCTCTACAGCGAGTGTGCCCCCGGTCACCCTCCCCCCTCTACAGCGAGTGTGCCCCCGGTCACCCTCCCCCGTCTGTAGCGAGTGTGCCCTTGGTCACCCTCCTCCTCTATAGCAAGTGCCTCTCTGGTCGCTGAATCAGGAGAGCCAGGCTGAAGGCTCGGGGGCATTAGAGATAGAAGAGATGTGAAAACTGGGTTACAGAAAACCACGGTACACCTTCCACATCAGTTTTcagtaaattaaaatgtttaagccATACACACACGACACACAGCGCTTCAGTCCCAAGGGAACTGCAGGAGCTGAAAGAGGAGCGTCGCAGCGCGTGGGTATGGGCCGAGGGCAGGCAGCGGCCTGCTGTTCTCACCTGTATTCCTGTCCCCCTTCTTTCCAGGTCGAGAATACAGCTCTTCTCGAAGGTAAGCAGGCAGGCCCAGCCCCGGGCAGTCACTGTTGTCCTCTGGCGGGAGGTCCCCGCCCTGGTTTCCCCGTCCTGGCCCCTCCAGTCACAGGAGCTGCTCAGGGCCTGGCCTCATGCTGCACGCGGCCGACTTCCGCGTCGCCGAAGCCCCAGTGGTCCCctgtgggtgggggtgtgtgtgcacctgCCCACATGGCTGGGCTCCCTGCTTCCTGCCCAAACCCTCATGGGGCCtctctccccacttctctctccaGACGGTCGAGGTCCAGATCCCGAAGCCCTCACTACCGACATTAGGCAGAagcgtgggggggggggagcagaGATGAGGTGGGGGGACAAGGGCTCAAGCTGTGATGCTGCTGGTTTTATCTCTAATAAAGTCACACGTTATTTAATTCCCTTCACCTGGTCTCTTGTTTCATCTGTGTGGTCAGTGCAGGGCCCCCAGACCCTGGTGCCCACCAACTGAGGCCAGCTGGGGAAGCTGCTTGGTGGCTTCGGGGAACAGGCGCCGGCGTGGCTGGTAGGGAGGTCCGCCCACACCTGGGCACTGGCGCATGGCTCCTTGATAATCAGAACTTCTGCTCCTGCCACACTTGGGGCCCGGGTGCCATGTGGTGGGAGAAGGGCTGAGCACCCCGCCTGTGGAGGATGGGCCAGGACTttgcccaggggcctccagtGACAGGTCCAGGCCTCTCCCCGCCCTCGCCTCGGCCCCTGCCCTGGCCTCGCCCACACCAGGAACCGGGAGCACAGCTTTCTGTGCCAGTCCTGCGGTGCCCCAGGCGCTGGGGGCCAGCCTCTCCCCTCACCCTGTCTTTCCAAACCGGTCTGTCCAGCTGTCCACCCCAAGGAGGGAAGCCTCCCGCCCCACCTCAGACACCCCAAGAAAACCAGAATCCAAACACACGTGTAGCTGCGGGCAGGCTTTACTCATGGGTTGAAGGGAAGGATAGGTCACAAAAGTGGGTAACCATGGTGCCCTGGATGGCAGGGGGGCATTTCCTCTGCTCAGGCATCCCCAGCCATCTCAGGGTGCTTCTGCCGCAGATGCTTGTCCAGGGTGGCCCGCAGGCCGAAGGGCACGCAGCAGTGGGGGCACTCGAAGCGGGGCCCACCGGGCCCCAGGCCGTGCATGCGGCGGTGGCGGTTGAGCTTGCTGCTCTGGGCACAAGCGTAGGAGCAGAGCTCGCAGGCGTAGGGCCGCTCGCCTGTGTGCGAGCGCCGGTGCACCGTCAGGTTGCTGCTGTTGGTGAAGTGCTTCCCACAGAACTCGCAGCTGCCCCCAGGCCCCGGCCCCCGGTTCTTGCCCGCCGGCTTCAGCGTCTTCTTGGGTGACGTCTTCTGGTTCTTATCCGGATCCGTTCTCTGCTCCTTAGTGTCAGCGCCCCAGCCATCGCCACCAGGGCCCGCCTGAGCCCCACCACCAGGAGCCCCGGGTTCCTGGACCCCTGCCGTGGCCGCTGCCCCGGCCCCCTCTCCTCCGCTGCATGAGAGGACGCTGGCGGGGGCTGCGGCATGAGCAGCAGGCTCGGGAGGGGCGGTGGAGACCTGCTCCTGACCTGCATCGGccaggcaggggctctggggctgCAGCTGCCGGTGGGTCTTCTTGTGGCGGTTGAGCTTGCTGCTCTGGGCGCAGGCGTAGGGACACTGGTCGCAAGCGTAGGGCCGCTCGCCTGTGTGTGAGCGCATGTGCACCTTGAGGTTGCTGAAGGAGCTGAGGGTCTTCTTACACACGGGGCAGGTGGGGCTCCGCCGGGTGGGCCCCACCCGGGAGCCCTTGACCTCGGCTTCGGGTCCCACCACCGAAGACACGGCCGACACGGCTGCGGCCACCTCAGCCAGGCCCAGCAGCGGGGCCTCCGGGGACTCTGGTTCTGTCTGGTAGATGGACAGTCCGTGGTCCCACTGGGCGTGGCGCAGCAATTTCCAGGCTCCCGTGAACTGTCGGCCACAGCGGAGGCAGTTCAAGGCCTTCAGGTCCTCGCGTTCTGCATGTAAGAGAAGGGCCAGGAAGTAGTGTGATTGGCAAGTCAGAGCAGTTGCAGTTCACAGCTGCCAGCTGGACATTAGGTGTGGGAGAGGCTGTAGTCAGGGGCTGAGAGGCAGCAGAAAGAAGAGGCCAGGCTCCCCGCCCTCCCAGGGCAAGGTGTGCAGAGAGCGGGATGGACAAAGAGCAAGGAAAATCTGTGAAGTACACGAGTCCTTGGGGATTCTTTCGGTGTTTGAAAAGTCTTCAAGAAAAGGTTAAAAGAGCAGAGGGATGGATAGAGGAGTGCTAGCTTATATTGGGGTCACGAAGGCCTGACCCAGTTAGGCATGCTGGGCACCAGCCACCCGCAGCTCCCTCTGACAACTTTCCTTAGGAAAGAAGACTTTTATTTTCCAGTCaggaaaactgaggcaaagagacctttccccaaggtcacacagctaggaaggggTAGAGCTGGGGTTTCAATCCAGAAATCCCCGAAGagtaggagagagaggaaaatttTTTAGGAAAAATGATTGGTTTACTAGTAAAAACAGCTCTTGATAACTGGGTGTCTTTGCCAGGCCCCAAATACTCGGGTTCCATCCAtggtccccttttcctgccttagaGACAAGGGTGCCAAGGTTTAAATGGGGAGAAGGCTTAGCAGTCACCAATGTTTTCTTTTGACCCTCAGGTACTATTGGTAATGTACTTCCAGATCCTTTTACCTTTATGTTTTGGATGGGGGTGGCTTTCCGGATGCAACACCAATGTCAAGAGCACAGGtgggggttggaaagagtcagccTGTCCTGACTTCCAATTGGTtcccctgtgtgaccttgggcaagaaatacacatctctgagcctcagtttcctcatttgctagaATATGGGGATCCTAGGTGTCCTCTCCCTTTTAGACTTGCTGTGACCTCAGATGGAGAATAGCTGAGAGTTCTGGTCCATCAAGCCCTCTATAAGCATtaactgtttagtcactaagtctttgcgaccacatgtactgtaacccactaggctcctctgtccctgggatttcccaggcaagaatactggagtgagtagccattcccctctctagGGGACCTTCTGGACCTGGGGATCAATCTaaccgcatctcctgcttggcaggcggcttctttaccactgagccacctgggaagcccatcgtGTCCACGATTCTCCCAAGCCCAAGCACCTAGGAGTGTTTTGTTCCCACGATCCCATCACAGCCCCACCCTTGCCCACCGGGCCAGCCTCCCTGCTGCAATCTaaatcccccctccccctctcacTGTAGGACCCTCTCCCTGGCCCAGCCctgaatatatttccatttctcaaaAATCCCAGGG from Muntiacus reevesi chromosome 2, mMunRee1.1, whole genome shotgun sequence harbors:
- the CLASRP gene encoding CLK4-associating serine/arginine rich protein → MWHEARKHERKLRGMMVDYKKRAERRREYYEKIKKDPAQFLQVHGRACKVHLDSAVALAAESPVNMMPWQGDTNNMIDRFDVRAHLDHIPDYTPPLLTTISPEQESDERKCNYERYRGLVQNDFAGISEEQCLYQIYIDELYGGLQRPSEDEKKKLAEKKASIGYTYEDSTVAEVEKVTEKPEEEESPAEEESNSDEDEVIPDIDVEVDVDELNQEQVADLNKQATTYGMADGDFVRMLRKDKEEAEAIKHAKALEEEKAMYSGRRSRRQRREFREKRLRGRKISPPSYARRDSPTYDPYKRSPSESSSESRSRSRSPTPGREEKITFITSFGGSDEEAAAAAAAAAASGAATGKPPAPPQPGGPAPGRNASARRRSSTSSSSSSASRTSSSRSRSSSSSRSRRGGGYYRSGRHARSRSRSWSRSRSRSRRYSRSRSRGRRHSGGGSRDGHRYSRSPARRGGYGPRRRSRSRSRSGDRYRRGGRGPRHHSSSRSSWSLSPSRSRSLTRSRSPSLSRSRSLSRSRSRSRSQSHSPSPPREKLSRPAASPAVGEKLKKTEPAAGKETGAAKPKLTPQEKLKLRMQKALNRQFKADKKAAQEKMIQQEHERQEREDELRAMARKIRMKERERREKEREEWERQYSRQSRSPSPRYSREYSSSRRRSRSRSRSPHYRH
- the ZNF296 gene encoding zinc finger protein 296, translated to MSRRKAGCMPRRIEPSPAANSDDEMEMRDLVIDVKPEPDPRPLQAPGLGPFTPKEVLAPERFESEPRHCPGPVPAGDLIHALGLRNQWAPWTPLSLSPHDRQPWTDKHPDLLTCGRCLQTFPLEAITAFMDHKKLGCQLFRGPSPCQGSEREDLKALNCLRCGRQFTGAWKLLRHAQWDHGLSIYQTEPESPEAPLLGLAEVAAAVSAVSSVVGPEAEVKGSRVGPTRRSPTCPVCKKTLSSFSNLKVHMRSHTGERPYACDQCPYACAQSSKLNRHKKTHRQLQPQSPCLADAGQEQVSTAPPEPAAHAAAPASVLSCSGGEGAGAAATAGVQEPGAPGGGAQAGPGGDGWGADTKEQRTDPDKNQKTSPKKTLKPAGKNRGPGPGGSCEFCGKHFTNSSNLTVHRRSHTGERPYACELCSYACAQSSKLNRHRRMHGLGPGGPRFECPHCCVPFGLRATLDKHLRQKHPEMAGDA